GGTCGGCCCCGCGCTCGGTCAGGCGCAGGTCAACATCATGGAGTTCTGCAAGCAGTTCAATGCCCGCACGCAGAACAAGGAGATGGCCGGCCTGATCATTCCGGTCGTCATCACTGTGTATGTGGACCGCAGCTTCACCTTTATCACCAAGACGCCTCCGGCTGCGGTGCTGCTCAAGAAGGCAGCCGCTGTGGCGAAGGGTTCGGGTACGCCGAACAAGGCCAAGGTGGGCACGGTGACCGAAGCCCAGGTGCGTGAGATTGCGACCCAGAAGATGCCCGATCTGAACGCGGCCTCAGTGGAGACCGCGATCAAGAGCATCAAGGGCACCGCCCGCTCCATGGGCATCGACATCGTAGCGTAAATGCATCCAGATGGCCTTCCGGCTTGCCGGGAGGCCTTTTTCTGTGGATAATCAGGAGACGTGCCCGTGAGATGATTGCGGGCCGAGAGACCACGGCCGGCAGGCAGCAGCGCCCGAGCGGTGGAAGACGAGAAGGTATATGTCGAAAAAAGTCAGCAAGAACGTCGCAAAGGCGCGCGCGGCTGTGGAGCCCCGCCCTTATACGTTGCAGGATGCAGTTCCTCTTCTGCAGCAGGTCAAGTTTGCCAAGTTTGATGAGACCGTCGATCTGACCATGCGTCTGGGCGTCGATCCTCGCCATGCGGACCAGATGGTGCGCGGCACGGTCGTTCTGCCCCACGGCCTCGGTAAGACCAAGAAGGTTGCCGTCATCACGACGGGCGACCGCCAGAAGGAAGCCGAAGCGGCTGGCGCCGAGATTGTGGGCGGCGAAGAGCTGGTTGAGAAGATTCAGAAGGAAAGCTGGACGGATTTTGATGCCCTGATCGCGACCCCGGACATGATGCGTTCGGTGGGCCGTCTAGGTAAGGTCCTCGGTCCCCGTGGCCTGATGCCGAATCCGAAGACCGGCACGGTGACCAACGATGTCGCCGCCGCGGTCAAGGAAATCAAGGCCGGTAAGATCGAGTACCGCACCGATAAGACCGCGCTCGTGCACGTTCCGGTGGGCAAGCTGTCGTTCCCGGCTGAGAAGCTGATCGACAACGCGATGACGGTCATCACGAGCGTCGTTCGCGCGAAACCTTCGGCGGCCAAGGGCAAGTACATCAAGGGCATTACGCTCAGCTCGACGATGGGCCCTGGCATTCCGCTCGATGGTTCGGTGGCGGACGCAGCGGCCAAGGCGTAAGGGCAGCCCTTAGCTATTAGCTATTAGCTTTTAGCTGACGCGGCGGCGACTCAAAGATTGAACCGGCTCAGGCTAAAACCCGGGAGCTGAGAGCTAGAGGCTTATTATGGCATTGACGAAAGCACGTAAGGCGGAACGGATCGAGACGCTCGCGAAAGAGCTGGAGCACTCGACGAGCGCCATTATCGGTACCTTTGCAAAACTCACCGTGTCGCAGGACTTTGAGCTGCGCCAGAAGGTGCGGGCCGCCGGCGGCCGCTACCGCGTGGTGAAGAACAAGCTCGCGGCGCGCGCGTCGAAGGGCACGCAGATTGAGGCTGCCCTGCAGGGGCTCAAGGGAGTTTCCTCGGTGGCCTATACCAGCGGCGATCCGGTCGCGCTGGCGAAGGCGATGGCCGACTGGGTGAAGGAGAACGCCGAGTTCACCTTCAAGCTGGGCATTGTCGACGGCAAGGTCATCACGGTTGAGGAAGTCGACCAGCTGGCCAAGATGCCGGGCAAGGAAGAGATTTTCTCGAAGCTGCTGTATCTCATCAACGCGCCGGCGCAGCGCCTGGCGACGGTGATGGCCGCCACGGGCCGCGATCTGGCTGTGGTGATCAATCAGGGCGTCGAGAAGGGCAAGTTTTCGGGCGAGCAGGCTTCGGCCTAGCGCTTAGAAGGTATCCGCCGCGAAGGGCGAATTTGAGGGGTGCTGGTCTGGGCACATCGGAAACCTCAAAGGAGCGAAGCGGCGACCGGGGTGGTCATCCTCCTCGGGCGGGACAACAAAATTTCGAAGTATTTGGAGAACATCATGGCGGATTTGCAGCAGTTGGAAGATCAGATTGTCAGCCTGAGCCTGCTCGATGCGGCAGCTCTGGTTAAGAAGCTCGAAGAGCGCCTGGGCGTCTCGGCCGCGGCAGCAGCCCCGGTTGTGGTCGCGGGTGGCGCGGCGGGCGCGGGTGCTGCTGAGGCAGCAGCCGAGCAGACCGAGTTCACCGTCATCCTGAAGGATGCCGGCGCGAACAAGATCAACACCATCAAGGCCGTGCGCGAAGTCACCGCGCTGGGTCTGAAGGAAGCCAAGGATCTCGTCGACGGCGCTCCCAAGCCGCTGAAGGAGAACATCAGCAAGGAAGATGCCGAAGCCATCAAGAAGAAGTTCGATGGCGTGGCGACGATCGAGATCAAGTAATTCGCCTTTGGTCAAGAAGGCAACTTGCATGCCAAAGCGGAGGGCGCTATACTGTTTTAGTGCGCGCACTCCGCTTTGCATCTTTTTATGAGCAGATGTTCGGGAGTGCGGCTATCTGCCCTCAACCTCTTTTAGTTCGCAGCCTTCTTTTGCCGGCATTTTCAGGGCCGGCACTTGCAGTCTGCGCTGGATAGGCGAAAGAGCGGGGCAATCAAGAGTCTCCGGCGCAGGCGGCCGGCGTAGGGTCAGATTTGGCGGCGAATCTGGTCATGCGAGCAAAAGATCAGCTGTGAGACGTTTAGGCGCGCAGTATTGAATCGGCGGGAATCAGACATTCTGACTTTTTTTCGTGCACAAAGCGGTTGTGGCGCTCGCGGGAGCTATTGTCTCCGCGGGCCTTTTGCCGTTGTGCCGTCCTTCTTGTCCACCGGTTCGTCCTTTCCGTCTCTTCATTCCCACCGCTCCCAGTGGAAGATGCAGGGCTATCCGGCTTTGCGTTCCTTCCTCGCTTGCTCCCTCTGACGTCATCGGCGTCGGGGCGAGTTGTCTGAAGGATTTTTTCGGGGAGGGCGGTTTTCCTCTCCATCTGGCGATTGCATAGCGCCAGCGGTCACCAAAGCGGGGCAGTCCGTCGGCGAGGCGGGACGGCTCACGCGGAACAGTTGAGAAACAGGGGAAGCCCGCGAGACTCGGGTGGTGCTTCCTTCGCTCTCGCAATTACGAGTCTTGAGGAGTGTGCATGCCGAACGAGAATCGCGCCATTCGTAGCCGTCTCGATTTTTCCAAGATTCCAACCTCTATCAAGATCCCGAACCTGATCGAGGTCCAGCGGCGCTCCTACGAGCGTTTTCTGCAGATGGACAAGCTCCCCACCGAGCGTGAGGACAACGGTCTGCAGTCGGTCTTCACTTCGGTCTTCCCGATTGCCGACTTCCGCAATATATCGCAGCTTGACTTTGTGGATTACTCGATCGGCAACTGGGAGTGCAAGTGCGGCCACCTCAAGGGCCTGCATCACCTGCGCACCGCCTGTACGCATTGCGGCAACATGGTCATTACCGACCCGTTCCATCCGGGCGATGTGCTGTGCCAGAAGTGCGGCACGTACAACAAGAACACCCCTGACTTCTGTAACAAGTGCGGAGACCCCGTGGGTCTGCAGCTCAAGTATGACCAGGCGGAGTGCGAAGAGCGCGGCATGACCTTCTCCGCGCCGCTCAAGGTGACGGTGCGCCTCACCATTTATGACAAGGACCCGGAGACGGGCGCCAAGACCATCCGCGACATCAAGGAGCAGGAAGTCTTCTTTGGCGACATTCCGCTGATGACGCAGAATGGCACCTTCATCGTGAATGGCACCGAGCGCGTCATTGTGTCGCAGTTGCACCGCTCGCCGGGCGTCTTCTTTGAGACGGCCAACAACCGCACCTACTTCCTCGGCAAGATCATTCCGTACCGCGGCTCGTGGGTGGAATTTGAGTACGACCAGAAGAACACGCTCTACGTGCGCATTGACCGCAAGCGCAAGTTCCTGGGCACGATCTTTCTGCGCGCGCTCGGCCTGAAGTCCGACGAGGAGATTCTCAAGACCTTCTACACGGTCGATCGCATTCAGGTGAAGGACGGCAAGCTCTACTGGACCGTGGCCGAAGCCGGCACGCCGACCCACCTGCTGGGCGCCAAGCCCGCGCACGCCGTCGTACACAATGGGCAGGAAATTGTTCACTCCGGCCGCAAGATCACGGCCTCGGTGCTGAAGGCGATTCGCGAGGCCAAGCTCGAGCAGATCGAGATTGACACGACCGACCTCGACGGCGCGATGACCGCGGCGGACGTAATCGACACCGAGACAGGCGAAGTGCTGCTCGAGGCCAACCACGAGCTCACGCCCGACAAGCTGCACAAGATTGTCGAGGCCGGCATTCCGACGGTTGAGGTCTTCTTCCCTGAGCGCGACGACGTGGGCAACATTATCACGAACACACTGCGGCGCGACTCGGTGCGCAAGCCTGAAGAGGCGCTCATCGAGATCTACCGCAAGCTGCGTCCGGGTGACCCGCCGACGCTCGATACCGCGACAGCGCTGTTTGAGGGCATGTTCTTTGACCCGCGCAAGTATGACTTCTCGCGCGTGGGCCGCCTCAAGTTCAACATCAAGCTCTATGAGAATGCCGAAGAGACGCCGCTCGATCACCGCACGCTGACGGCGGGCGACTTCTATTCGACCATTCGCTACCTGCTCAAACTGCGCAAGAACATCGGCGTGGTGGACGATATCGATCACCTGGGCAACCGCCGCGTGCGCGCGGTCGGCGAGCTGATGGAGAATCAGTTCCGCATCGGCCTCGTGCGCATGGAGCGCGCCATCAAGGAAAAGATGAGCGTTTACCAGGAGATGTCGACGGCCATGCCGCACGACCTCATCAACGCGAAGCCCGTCATGGCGGCCATCCGCGAGTTCTTCGGCTCTTCGCAGCTCTCGCAGTTCATGGACCAGACCAACCCGCTCTCTGAGATCACGCACAAGCGCCGTCTCTCAGCGCTTGGGCCGGGTGGTCTCTCGCGTGAGCGCGCCGGCTTTGAGGTGCGCGACGTTCACCCGACGCACTACGGCCGCATCTGCCCGATTGAGACGCCGGAAGGTCCGAACATCGGTCTGATCAGCTCGCTTTCCTGCTTTGCCCGCATCAACGAGTACGGCTTCATCGAGTCGCCTTACCGCCGCGTGCGCGACGGGCAGGTGCTCGACTTTGTGGCTGTCACCAATGCGGGTGAGAGCGGCCTGCGCGTGGGCGATTACCTTGAAAAGGCTGAAGCGCTCAAGCTCAACGACAAGCTGCGCGCGGAAAAGAAGCGCATCATCGAGTTCGAGCCGTTCTCGTTCTACCTGTCGGCATGGGAAGAGGATCGTCACACCATCGCGCAGGCCAACGTCAAGCTTGACGAGAACAAGCACATCGTCGAAGACCTGGTCAATGCGCGCCGGCAGGGCAACTTTGTCCTCGTCAACCGCGAAGAAGTGGACTATGTGGACGTGAGCCCGAAGCAGTTGGTTTCGGTCGCCGCATCGCTGGTGCCCTTCCTGGAGCATGACGACGCGAACCGCGCACTGATGGGCGCGAACATGCAACGCCAGTCCGTGCCTCTGCTCGTTTCCGAGGCTCCGCTGGTCGGCACCGGCATGGAAGGCGTGACCGCCCGCGACTCGGGCGCCGTCATTCTGGCGCGCCGCAACGGCGTGGTGGACTCGGTCGACTCCGAGCGCATCATCGTGCGCGTCGAAGGCGAGCACCACCCCACGCAGTTGTCGCGTGAGGTGGGTTCTGACATCTACCAGCTCATCAAGTTCAAGCGCTCGAACCAGAACACCTGCATCAACCAGAAGCCGATCGTTCGCAAGGGCGACCGCGTGCTGAAGGGACAGGTCATCGCCGACGGACCCTGCACCGAGCAGGGCGAGCTGGGCCTCGGCCGCAACGTGCTGGTGGCCTTCATGCCGTGGCGCGGTTACAACTTCGAGGACGCGATCCTGATCTCAGAGAAGCTCGTCAAGGAGGACTACTACACGTCGGTCCATATTGAAGAGTTTGAGATCGAAGCCCGCGACACCAAGCTCGGGCCCGAAGAGATCACTCGCGATATCCCCAACGTGAGCGAGCATGCGCTGCGCGATCTGGACGAGAGCGGCATCATCCGCATCGGCGCCAAGGTCAAGCACAATGACATCCTCGTGGGCAAGGTGACGCCGAAGGGCGAAACCCAGCTCACGCCGGAAGAGAAGCTGCTGCGCGCCATCTTCGGTGAAAAGGCCGGCGATGTGCGCGATGCCTCGCTGACGTGCCCTCCGGGCATTGAAGGCACGGTGGTGGACGTCCGCATCTTCTCCCGCAAGGGCCAGGAGAAGGACGAGCGCGCCAAGCAGATTGAGGCCGAGCAGGTGGCCAAGCTCGAGAAGAACCTTGAGGACGAAATCCGCATC
The DNA window shown above is from Acidobacterium capsulatum ATCC 51196 and carries:
- the rplK gene encoding 50S ribosomal protein L11, yielding MPPTKKVQTYVKLQIEAGKANPAPPVGPALGQAQVNIMEFCKQFNARTQNKEMAGLIIPVVITVYVDRSFTFITKTPPAAVLLKKAAAVAKGSGTPNKAKVGTVTEAQVREIATQKMPDLNAASVETAIKSIKGTARSMGIDIVA
- the rplA gene encoding 50S ribosomal protein L1, with product MSKKVSKNVAKARAAVEPRPYTLQDAVPLLQQVKFAKFDETVDLTMRLGVDPRHADQMVRGTVVLPHGLGKTKKVAVITTGDRQKEAEAAGAEIVGGEELVEKIQKESWTDFDALIATPDMMRSVGRLGKVLGPRGLMPNPKTGTVTNDVAAAVKEIKAGKIEYRTDKTALVHVPVGKLSFPAEKLIDNAMTVITSVVRAKPSAAKGKYIKGITLSSTMGPGIPLDGSVADAAAKA
- the rplJ gene encoding 50S ribosomal protein L10; its protein translation is MALTKARKAERIETLAKELEHSTSAIIGTFAKLTVSQDFELRQKVRAAGGRYRVVKNKLAARASKGTQIEAALQGLKGVSSVAYTSGDPVALAKAMADWVKENAEFTFKLGIVDGKVITVEEVDQLAKMPGKEEIFSKLLYLINAPAQRLATVMAATGRDLAVVINQGVEKGKFSGEQASA
- the rplL gene encoding 50S ribosomal protein L7/L12, with translation MADLQQLEDQIVSLSLLDAAALVKKLEERLGVSAAAAAPVVVAGGAAGAGAAEAAAEQTEFTVILKDAGANKINTIKAVREVTALGLKEAKDLVDGAPKPLKENISKEDAEAIKKKFDGVATIEIK
- the rpoB gene encoding DNA-directed RNA polymerase subunit beta, whose product is MPNENRAIRSRLDFSKIPTSIKIPNLIEVQRRSYERFLQMDKLPTEREDNGLQSVFTSVFPIADFRNISQLDFVDYSIGNWECKCGHLKGLHHLRTACTHCGNMVITDPFHPGDVLCQKCGTYNKNTPDFCNKCGDPVGLQLKYDQAECEERGMTFSAPLKVTVRLTIYDKDPETGAKTIRDIKEQEVFFGDIPLMTQNGTFIVNGTERVIVSQLHRSPGVFFETANNRTYFLGKIIPYRGSWVEFEYDQKNTLYVRIDRKRKFLGTIFLRALGLKSDEEILKTFYTVDRIQVKDGKLYWTVAEAGTPTHLLGAKPAHAVVHNGQEIVHSGRKITASVLKAIREAKLEQIEIDTTDLDGAMTAADVIDTETGEVLLEANHELTPDKLHKIVEAGIPTVEVFFPERDDVGNIITNTLRRDSVRKPEEALIEIYRKLRPGDPPTLDTATALFEGMFFDPRKYDFSRVGRLKFNIKLYENAEETPLDHRTLTAGDFYSTIRYLLKLRKNIGVVDDIDHLGNRRVRAVGELMENQFRIGLVRMERAIKEKMSVYQEMSTAMPHDLINAKPVMAAIREFFGSSQLSQFMDQTNPLSEITHKRRLSALGPGGLSRERAGFEVRDVHPTHYGRICPIETPEGPNIGLISSLSCFARINEYGFIESPYRRVRDGQVLDFVAVTNAGESGLRVGDYLEKAEALKLNDKLRAEKKRIIEFEPFSFYLSAWEEDRHTIAQANVKLDENKHIVEDLVNARRQGNFVLVNREEVDYVDVSPKQLVSVAASLVPFLEHDDANRALMGANMQRQSVPLLVSEAPLVGTGMEGVTARDSGAVILARRNGVVDSVDSERIIVRVEGEHHPTQLSREVGSDIYQLIKFKRSNQNTCINQKPIVRKGDRVLKGQVIADGPCTEQGELGLGRNVLVAFMPWRGYNFEDAILISEKLVKEDYYTSVHIEEFEIEARDTKLGPEEITRDIPNVSEHALRDLDESGIIRIGAKVKHNDILVGKVTPKGETQLTPEEKLLRAIFGEKAGDVRDASLTCPPGIEGTVVDVRIFSRKGQEKDERAKQIEAEQVAKLEKNLEDEIRILTDERLKRLEAILGGKVVLADLHDERTNKRLLVKDAVLDRDAIERISTRNLKRIRYADKDPRVNEQIDEIEEMTSRQIDVLRKITNERIAKLQKGDELSPGVIKMVKIYIAMKRKLSVGDKMAGRHGNKGVIARILPEEDMPYLPDGTPVEIVLNPLGVPSRMNVGQILETHLGWAAHDLGVQVAAIVKQHQDANVIREVIKERFKGTAVINQLIELEDEQLLRVGAGMARGIWFGTAVFDGAKEEEIKALLESAGLPTSGKTKLFDGMTGEAFEQPVTVGFIYMLKLSHLVDDKIHARSIGPYSLITQQPLGGKAQFGGQRFGEMEVWALEAYGAAYILQELLTAKSDDVYGRTKIYEAIVKGEAAIEPGVPESFNVLIRELQSLCLDVELIKQAPGAGPEAEDENTVPQLAAAD